tattcataaacaaataaatatttattgctttacataaatttcgaatttatttcatttaaacgtCTTAATATTCACATATTCCTTTTAATTCTGTCGAGTGTAAGAgcatacaatttaatatatttttaagttcttaatatatttttaatgattttaagattgGATGCaggtattatttaaatttttcaaatgattttaatgaattaaaattatgtgtttacGATTTTAAATTCTCAGTACGTTtttctaagatttaaatttaaatgtctttattttttaaaaaatcttttgtatgTATGTTTTGTGTCATACAATACCATAATTGGAGTTTAGGCAATGTCTTCTGAAAATGAGAAACTTTAATtatgtattgtaataaattaaaaattatcttctgaaaatgagaaaatttaattatgtattgtaataaattaaaaattatcttctgaaAATGAGAAACTTTAATtatgtattgtaataaattaaaaattatcttctgaaAATGGGAAACTTTAATTATGTATtgtaataagttaaaaattatcttctcaaAATGAGAAACTTTAATtatgtattgtaataaattaaaaattatcttctgaaaatgagaaaatttaattatgtattgtaataaattaaaaattatcttctgaaAATGAGAAACTTTAATcatgtattgtaataaattaaaaattatcttctgaaaatgagaaaatttaatcatgtattgtaataaattaaaaattatcttctgaaaatgagaaaatttaattatgtattgtaataaattaaaaattatcttctgaaaatgagaaaatttaattatgtattgtaataaattaaaaattatcttctgaaaatgagaaaatttaattatgtattgtaataaattaaaaattatcttctgaaaatgagaaaattgaattatgtattgtaataatttaaaaataaaggtaattGTGTGTTCACCATGTGTTAACACATAATCACCAAAAAAACCGCAGTGGGAATACAATAACACTTTCCATAACTTtcactctaataaaaatgttatcccgGGGAGCGCTTTGCATAGCATTAGtgtacaatatttatgaaatgaatttagtATGTTTGCCGAATCTATCGTATCACCCTTGGCGAGTTACTTGGCTATTATTCCCTAGTATGTGGTTAACAGggtccgaaaatcgaatttgtgttttaggcgcgTTTTTACCAACCGACacaaaatatttgacataaatatgCACTTATACTCACTAAATCActtaataaatcatatatttaagtcattgcgtctttaaattatcgcgtttacgtgtttTTGGAAATGTAGACCAAAAAACagtcaatcctttgttggatttggctcaaaatttgataggtggctagactgtagatgttaaatctgtgaaccgatCTACCAGCTCtctctttttgtagttatcatgttaaattatattccaaCAGCCAAACAGAATGACTTCCTCTGAgaggatttagttcaaaatttgatagaaacataCAAATTTAGTATGAAGCTCGTAagccgaatttcatctgtctgagTCAAAtcgttttgagttatctttgtcacagacagagagacCGACGTTTCcctgaaatgtgtttttcgaaatcagagaGGTCTACAACAAGTAGATTTCTCAAAATCTCatgatcaaattttttgacgattgttatactttacgagaaagtaaaagccTCCAAAGATCGCACTGTAATAGGctctttcttaaattatattcgcCAATGGTATGCGCTTAATACAGAAATGagattcttttcattcttttacattttatgaaatactaaaacaacaaaagatgaaagaaaacaacgaagaagatttttcattttatgaaagaaaaacaatccATTCCTCCATTGTTTGTGAGCGGAAACTTACTCGAAGACCTTTGGACAACAGGTACAAAAATCTGGGTGTGAGACTCCTCATATGTTGTAGGGTGGTTCCTCTGATGTCGGCCACAACTTTAAGACCACATACCTGAGTGGCCGGATAATCCACAGCCGCGAGGACCGCTGCAGTAACACAGTTCAAGGCACCGAAAGCGTCGATCTCGTCTGTATTCCAGTTGCCTTAAAAGAAGACTCGAGTCATTAAATCTGTATCATAATTAACAATGATGAGTCACACTATTCTCTCATTATCAaacgattaattaattaattatttttaaaaatgcattagtaaagaaatttttttgattaggttacaaatttctgattaaatacgATTCTTGcagtatgttaataaaatatgtactgttaataaaaaagtcttttaataattttcgtctttttaaattttaatatttaattcttcttcttttattacaaattctgATAATATGCAGCGTAGTATTCTTTGTAACTGAaggaagttttgaaaatttgaacataatCTATAATagtatctttttcattttcccttttaaggtgagaattgaaaattattgaacaaaataaaagaaggcTTTATTCTGGACAAATTGAGCACTTattaacatattgttacaaatctgcaatgttgcttcccaacacgattagttcaatcactggaaataTCGTTTTACGGtgagctctgttggatgctgattgGATGCAGAATCATTGATCcaaaacttggcgacgaatttggcgactttgtcGCCAAAATAGATAACActagaatcttccagaattttgacgatagagccaataggaaccaaGATATGCCTGATTATTCCAGAACCCTCTCTACCCGGCTCCAGGaattataaaaggccggcagtctaaTCTGAAGACAAGCATGTATAGTGTCGTCGAGAGGTTTAAAGTCACATAGCGATTCAACAGTAAATTAGTTGGATTAGTCCAGTGAAACGCAGGTGTTGAGTGGAGCTGAAGCGTTTGCTGAATTGAGTTGTGTGCCGAATCCTGGAATTTATTGTAGAAGCaacatcgagtcgtgtgtggagtagtcagtcgtgtagtagtgagttggTAGTAGaatacagctaaagcgaagagACAGTGGGGatttgcaggcgtttggagaggcCGTAGGATGAAGTTACATACATAGatttccctcctcctgctgaattttaatttcaataaaatctcttaTTTAATTGGATGTTCATGATTAGCGAAAAGTGTTTTATACATAAACAGTGTAGACCTattgtttttgagaaaattttaatgcaattgagCTCTAggatttaaaagagaaataaaaaaaaatctactcatTTTTAAAACCATCTTAATATTGCTGATTTCTCATGCACTTATCGTTTAGATGACTGTAGCTAAGGAACTAATACAAGAATTAAAATCTCTTCAAAAAAGGACAGTGAGGCAAATAATCAGTATGCTGtgatttgtatggaatattgacaaaaaaaaaatatcccattaTCCATTCTTAGTGAATTCCTTAAAAAGCTGTCCACcagatttttttgataaattagatAAGAACGACAATGTTGCAACTAAGCAAATTCAGAACAACAATCCTAAGAACCTCTACTAAACCCTTGAGACTCATTTGCAATTAGACAACCAACATTGCCGATTATTTCTTCACGAAAAATTCATTCTCCtctcttctttatttttgtttctttcttccgTTTTtcattatctctctctctctctctctctctctatatatatatatatatatatatatatatatatatatatatatatatatatatataaattctaatttccatttaattaatttccaagattttattttaatttagcccatagtatcttcattctaaaaatattctcttatttgcccttatcagaggtcaaaacatgtattccatcggcgcgtggccggaaatcctatgttatataagattagtgATCATTTTGTTTTAcgcttttttcttacttctgcttttgtgtcgcgctgcgtctacttgtaaataaattgctcccgagatggatattaaagagagaataaaacaaaattaaaaatacaacgtctcgtctctctctctctctctctctatatatatatatatatactgttaagTGACTTTTTTCCCATCCTTCTGCCATTCCATGAGGTCAAAAATTTGAGTCCAAGAATTCCGTCCATCCTCCCGCGGATTGTTAAATCGAGCTCTTTGACATCACGATGCCCTTAAAAACATAATTGTCCTGGTTATCTATCTTCCATTTAAACATTGtctatttgaaaaagaaaatcatatgattttaGTTCGAAACAATATCATAAACACAATTGTGCTCGTTATCCATCTTCCAACTGAAAGTTATCTCTTTGAGAAAcaatcaaatgatttaaattcgAAACAATATCATAAACACAATTGTGCTGGTTATCCATCTTCCAACTGAAAGATGTCTATTTGAAAAACAATCAAACGATTTAAATTCGAAGCAATATCATAAACCCAATTATTCTGGTTATCCATCTTTCAGCTGAAAGTTGTCTATTTGACAACTTTCAAAACagtcaaatgaattaaattcgaGACACTATCATAAACACAATTGTGCTGGTTATCCATCTTCCAGCTAAAAGTTGTCTATTTGAAAATcaatcaaatgatttaaattcgAAACAATATCATAAACACAATTGTGCTGGTTATCCATCTTCCAACTGAAAGATGTCTATTTGAAAAACAATCAAACGATTTAAATTCGAAGCAATATCATAAACACAATTATTCTGGTTATCCATCTTTCAGCTGAAAGTTATCTATTTGAAAAACagtcaaatgaattaaattagagACACTATCATAAACACAATTGTGCTGGTTATCCATCTTCCAGCTGAAAGTTGTCTATTTGAAAATcaatcaaatgatttaaattcgAAACAATATCATAAACACAATTGTGCTGGTTATCCATCTTCCAACTGAAAGATGTCTATTTGAAAAACAATCAAACGATTTAAATTCGAAGCAATATCATAAACACAATTATTCTGGTTATCCATCTTTCAGCTGAAAGTTATCTATTTGAAAAACagtcaaatgaattaaattagagACACTATCATAAACACAATTGTGCTGGTTATCCATCTTCCAACTGAAAGATGTCTATTTGAAAAACAATCAAACGATTTAAATTCGAAACAATATCATAAACACAATTATTCTGGTTATCCATCTTTCAGCTGAAAGTTATCTATTTGAAAAACagtcaaatgaattaaattagagACACTATCATAAACACAATTGTGCTGGTTATCCATCTTTCAGCTGAAAGTTGTCTATTtgaaaaacaatcaaataaattaaattcgaaacAATATGATAAACACAATTATGCTGGTTATCCATCTTCCACTGAAAGTTGtctatttgaaaaacaataaaataatttagattcgaaacaatatcattaaaaatttgtaatttcacgACAACAAAAAAACCACcggtgtttattttaattatttctgctcacattttttatttcattcgattgAGTATAATAAACTTCTGAATTCGATCAGAACTTTTGACTCCTTCTGCGTAGGAGAAAGTGGACGTTACTACCTTTTCTACTTCTGCATTTTCCCAGAAcacacagggaaaaaaaaaatccttactcATTTTGATGAATACCACAGCAGCGCCATCTTTATCTCTGTATGGAAGGTGGCTGCAGAATCCACTCCTGAAGGCCTTTTTTGCAATCTCGACGTCCATATTTGCGTAGACATCCGAGAAGCTTTTGCTGGCCACTTGGAAAAAGCTCTGAACGCGAGCGAATGCCTTCTTGACGTTGAATCTCCTCGCTCTCAGAAATTGCAGCAGTAATTCGTCATCGGTGCGACACTGAAGGTTCTTTTCCTctgaaaacaattcaaaaaatattagcatAGAAAGATAATACCATGTTTTCCTGAAAATAGAAgctttttttggtttaatttaattatattaaagccccgttttaaagaaacaacagGGTTATTTTGGGAGTGTTCTCGCAGTTGTGAAccgcaatcagatgacgaggacgacgttTGAGCTGACATcacctctccaaatttccacatcaTACCAACGGTCGAAATTTTTGTCCTAACGGTCCTGATAATCCTCTTGCTCTGGCTGTCAAGAGCCGAAGTgtcctgatggtaaggtctcggcttcggatcCTGAGGGCTTCAGCTTTGATGCTCGATTACACAAAAGAACCATCGTTTAAGCGGTTCAGGTGcgtgttaaatccgtcagggccaaacaaAGCCGCCtttgtggtgtggaagtttggagagggggatgccagctctcTTGTCGTCCTCGTCCACTGACagctgtttaaaaatatatttctgtcccaaaatagccctcgtgttactttaaaacaggacgttaatataattaaactggcTTGGCTGTTCTACATAGCTGTCTAGTCTGCATCTTTGGAAATTCACCATTTATCAACAAGCGGACCAGgaaaagtattaagaaaaaaaagggcATATCAGGTGGGAAACTATTATTCTCTGAAATACAGAcattatctctgaaagaaaacGTTGATAACGTAGCAAAGAATTTGGCTGTACAAATAGCTGATTTCTGaacattttatatatcaattaaaatattgctgCGGAAGTTGAAAACATCATAACTCTGAATGGATGGTTGTCCTCTGTAACTTCTTATCttttatgaattatatgatatatgttatgattttttataaagtatataatataatattttataaactatggttaatattaaaaaaatcatatatgttCCACAAATGAATTCTTTTGGAACAAAAAGAAACTTAAGACAAGATCtgtcaaaaaaaggaaaaaaaaaagacagtgtaaattcataaactaaaataatatatttagtttatgCAAATGTGCGCAATATAAGACTCCAAAATGAGCATTAATCAAACGAAGAATTTAAAACTCGTATTAAACACTTAAtccgacaattatttttaaaaggccTGAAAAATACAAAGCATTTAGCCCTTAATATACTAAACAGATGTGATAAGATATTAAGAATTATAAGCccttattattaaaagcattaaaggatatttttaagtTGTCAACATACTGGTTAGAActagatataaaaagaaattttctatataaaaaaaatataacaaatacactcttaaataagaatttatctcTATTATTTCTCTAATTCTTCCATATTATTTCCggtttagaattataaattacaaacaaatagtatttgtaaattataaaaataaaaaaaagcatttacacTATTACAAATTACTATCTATTTAAAGATATAGCAactaaattccaataaaattataatcactactattaaaagaacttataaatgttcttaaaacagatttttttaaataatttttttttaacagaacaaTGCCTTTTCgctgaatttttattagaagagGGTAGACTTAGTTATTCAAAATCCAACAagttcatatattatatataatatataaaaatgtttatttgtttgttcgTTTGTTCGCTGCCGCACTGTTTATCCGATTTCGATAAAACTTTGCAAACATATTGCTTGCACTTGGACGAAGGTATAGGTACATAATACAATTGTCAGCATTtattttgaagacagtgaaattCACAAACAAtcgtttcatacatttttatgattaaacattattttaaaattgacaattgaCAATCgtcaaaaaacaaataataaacggCAAACTCCCATTCGGAGTGAATCGcacatttatcaaataaaataaaatgattatgattGATGTCAATCAATGTATGTGAAATTAAATCGAAAATATTCAATGCaagctctattttttttttattggatagtcTTCTACATAAGATATTGTAGAATAATTGGATAGTCTTCTACATAAGATATTGTAGAATAATTGGATAGTCTTCTACATAAGATATTGTCAACCTGTACAATATTTTGGCTGAGGCAAACcacacatattattcagagtttatttcACACTTAACAAAACTAATTATCGATTAAGATCAAGGTAAgttatatattatagaatttttccagtgcaaatagtaatttttctattcatttagtGAATCGGCAAACGCTATTTTAGTTGTGCAAGCGCATATCGTTTTGATTGCttcgacataaaaaaaaaaaaaaaaaaacatgtcaccAAACGTTCGTCACTTAGTAGATCTAGCATTGCAGCACATAGAAATAAACCAATTCGAGCTTCTCAAGCAAAAGAGGAACAAAAAGCGATCAACGAAGCAGATcatttacgaattgcaaatttacgtacttcagaatctcaagatcaacatgcggcaagaatcgaaagTCAACTTTTATGTGATACCCGATCTCGCACATGAGAATCCGGAAATCAACATGCGGAAAGAATTGAGGCGACTATTCTTAATGGAAAACCGAATGGAGAAGATGCGCACATTCCACGCATTCCAATTATTCCCACCGatatgccttttgatttcaaacgacagCTGTTCTCCTTTCGAATTGCAATTTTGATGACCATCAACAGGGAGCAAGGTCAATCAAGTGTGCGGATTGAAcctggaaaatccatgtttttcacatggccaattgtatgttggatgctcacgagtcggacagctaagaaatttatttgtcttTACTAAAGAcggagaaacaaaaaaataatatattttctaccctaaagcacttgaataataaaggaaaaaaaagaataaatattatttatacttcttcttAATATATCATTCAATATTAATGAATGCATTCATCTCCggcaagcaaataaataaatattatttctatcattcctaattaaacaaggtagctatttcaaatttcaaatggtatttccaaaattattttttctgtggcagcaacgcgccgggtacAGCTagtaggaaataaattaaaacaaaatattgtgcGAATTTATTCAATTAGTTAATTCAGAAtacttactaaaaattaatttcctaagttCTTCGATTGAAGAAGAACGGTTGTTTTCGTTTTCGTTCAACTCATCCTTTGCTATCTGTATCATTCGAGGAGTCAGGTGATCGAAATGGTACGGCAGAAAATTTTTGAGTTCCAAGAGTTCTTCGTAGGATGAAGACATGTCTTACTAAGTAGAATCTGTAACAATAAGTAAATATTCCGTTATGAAATTGTAGAATATAGTGGAAGTTATGAAAtagtagaatataaaaatattaatcatcgAAGCTGTGCAAGAATGAATTTATTCAACGATGGTTTTCTGAAAAAACCAAAATGTTTGCTCATTGAAAACAACTTGCACACTAAAAATTTTCCACTATTATTTGCTTACGTTTTTTGGGAcacctttttaatattattgtctCTGGGAGGATTAACGGTTCTAATGAGTTCTTAATAGTTATTAAATGGAGGATAAGAAGATGAGACTTCAAACAGGAAATATAACTGATTTGTTAATGACGAAATGAATCTGTCTGCCGGATGTttatcttagataaaaaaaaaaaggtaaacataggtaaaatatttgtttaaaagcgTAAATGTCTCCCCAAGTGCCAGATGTACTTAGTTACTTTTGGTTAAAAAGGCGCAAACGAAAAGTCGCCAAATAATTTGGACTTAATTCAAAAAAACCTCGCCAAAACCTATGCCAACTTGCGTATAAATCTAACGCTACAACTTTTTTTGGCGACGTTTTTTATCGCACAGGTTAAATCCTTAACTAAAATTTACAATGGTGCTAAATGGGTGACAAGTGTCATAGTTCTTACAAATTTTATAgcatcttttctttttaacaaactaattaataaaatatttgaatatcaccaaaactattttttacgacacaaatcacaaaaaattgttaattaataaaacatttaataaaataaattagttattaaaatagcacatgaattaatgaatgaataacaataagttaataatatttaaatcttccaAATGATCCCACACACTACATGGCCAGAATCAGTTGTTGTTGGTAAAGCAATGTAATTGGAATTCACCACACAGCAGTAGGAAGGAAAAATATCACTAGAATAGCTAATTGTTGTGAAGAATTGTTGAAGGAATCTTAGCAAGATTTTGAGAAAGATGAGCTGAAGCTGGCTGAACAACAATTTCACATTCAACTAGCATGattggtctcccaaaaactttctcgcatactctctaatgcaCTTATCATGCCAGAGGACGCCTTCCATGGCAacggttacgaaatattaacttttggaggaaatttagcctttttactgaatctatcgtgtcatcctagCGATTAATCCTCGGCATTCACGTCatagtatcagaaaatcaaatttctgttttagaaacgtttttcataggcgattgaaacaaagataaactcaaaactgcatttgtaggcAAGAAATCCCATACCTAATCCCATacctttattatatttgttacatCTTTTAATTATagcgttaacatgtttctgaaagcacaagCCGACAGACAGATAACACGTTGTTCGATTTGACTAAAATTTTATAGGTGTCTAAAATACAGATGTTAAACTTGCAcacctaattttatctatctagctctcttcgtttcgtagttatcaCGTTAAATTACATTCGATcagcaggacagacagacttcatgtGAATGGAgcttgctcaaaatttgatagaaatctgcaaattcggaaTAAAAATTGTATACCTAATTCTAACAATCTaactcaaagcgattttgagttatcagatagacagacggacattttcaaaaatgtgttttctgaattcagagaggtctaaaatctgtagattcgtcaaaatcacgagttcaaattttttgaagatcacTATAAGTATACGAGAATGTGAAAAAGATAATAACTGTGGCGTGAATAAGTTTTGAATATCCCCCATCaaatgtaataaagaattaaaaacaggaAGAATCTGAAGCCGAAGAAAGGATTacaagaattttgtttctttctgtGCTACTTTCAATCTAAAGAAGtcgctttttttataaatattgtagagTTTTTGTATAGATTGTTACTTAACTGTTCCCTTTCTGTAGTTTTTCGTGGAAATATCAACAGAGACATTCTGGGTCGGCATGGAAATG
The window above is part of the Argiope bruennichi chromosome 7, qqArgBrue1.1, whole genome shotgun sequence genome. Proteins encoded here:
- the LOC129976398 gene encoding clavesin-2-like, yielding MSSSYEELLELKNFLPYHFDHLTPRMIQIAKDELNENENNRSSSIEELRKLIFKEKNLQCRTDDELLLQFLRARRFNVKKAFARVQSFFQVASKSFSDVYANMDVEIAKKAFRSGFCSHLPYRDKDGAAVVFIKMSNWNTDEIDAFGALNCVTAAVLAAVDYPATQVCGLKVVADIRGTTLQHMRSLTPRFLYLLSKGLRDTLPIQFKGIHLINSSSIFRCLWAVIHIFLSEKMRKRVHFHDDSMESLHKFISREILPKEYGGDYPKFDPIELGSAELEKFFPKYLELARGGYIKN